From a single Adhaeribacter swui genomic region:
- a CDS encoding SDR family NAD(P)-dependent oxidoreductase translates to MDLKLENKVAVVTGASKGIGASIAKAFAKEGAKVVINFASSKASADKVVQEITENGGTAIAVQADVSKFADIIRLFEETKKAFGTLDVLVNNAGVFKIELLDGISEESFHLQVNTHLLGPILSIQQAVNLLGEKGGSIINLSSTVSLNPLPGVMVYSAAKAGIDNVTKTLAKELGPKKIRVNAIAPGVTETEGNHEAGIIGGDIEKQMLPLTPLGRIGQPDDIAKVAVFLASDDAAWVTGERITVSGGLL, encoded by the coding sequence ATGGACTTAAAATTAGAAAACAAAGTAGCCGTAGTTACCGGCGCCTCCAAAGGCATTGGGGCCAGCATTGCCAAAGCATTTGCGAAAGAAGGCGCCAAAGTTGTTATAAACTTTGCTTCCAGTAAGGCTAGTGCCGATAAAGTAGTGCAGGAGATAACAGAAAACGGGGGCACGGCTATAGCGGTGCAGGCCGATGTTTCCAAGTTTGCCGATATCATCCGGCTTTTTGAAGAAACAAAAAAAGCTTTTGGTACCTTAGATGTTCTGGTAAACAATGCGGGGGTATTTAAAATAGAACTGCTGGATGGCATCTCCGAAGAAAGTTTCCATTTACAAGTAAACACCCATTTACTAGGGCCAATTCTTAGTATTCAGCAAGCGGTTAACCTGTTAGGCGAAAAGGGTGGCAGTATCATCAATCTTAGTTCTACCGTAAGTTTAAATCCACTTCCGGGGGTTATGGTATACTCTGCCGCCAAAGCCGGCATTGATAATGTTACCAAAACCTTGGCTAAAGAATTGGGACCCAAAAAAATACGGGTTAACGCGATAGCGCCGGGCGTTACCGAAACCGAAGGAAATCATGAGGCCGGCATTATTGGCGGGGATATTGAGAAACAAATGCTTCCGCTTACCCCATTAGGCCGTATTGGCCAACCAGACGACATTGCCAAAGTAGCCGTTTTTCTGGCCTCAGACGATGCCGCCTGGGTAACGGGTGAACGAATTACCGTATCCGGTGGTTTGCTGTAA
- a CDS encoding toxin-antitoxin system YwqK family antitoxin, which yields MPQNTFAHSYHQTSGFSLTDLSGGKINGLFRKFHSNGKLIIEQEIKDNIAAGKRKIHYPTFQVDQVWENDVLISTDTIQVSK from the coding sequence TTGCCCCAAAATACCTTTGCTCACAGTTATCATCAAACAAGTGGTTTTAGCTTAACCGATTTAAGCGGAGGAAAAATTAACGGGCTATTTCGCAAATTTCACTCTAATGGTAAGCTTATTATAGAGCAAGAAATAAAAGACAATATTGCCGCCGGAAAACGTAAAATACATTACCCTACATTCCAAGTAGACCAAGTTTGGGAAAATGACGTGCTTATCTCAACGGATACAATCCAAGTATCCAAGTAG
- a CDS encoding MBL fold metallo-hydrolase gives MSTTIFLRQAQFGKLPSGARLERIKKSPNYRNGAFQNESFTPDLAEGVTYFSVAKDFFFGKNKRATPTDSIPSTKTDLLHLDPKQDVLVWFGHSSYFMQVDGKRFLVDPVLSGAASPVSFTTKAFKGTDRYTPDDLPEIDYLLISHDHYDHLDYETILKLKPKVKTIICALGTGEHLEYWGYDPAKIIEKDWNEEVNLGDGFSVHTVPARHFSGRGFKRNQALWTSYVLQTPTQKLFIGGDSGYDKHFAAIGEKFGPFDLVILENGQYNQSWRYIHMLPEQILQAAKDLKAKRIFPVHSAKFNLGLHAWDEPLKLIMENNKSEHLKIITPMIGEQVNLNDTTQQFSQWWVGVN, from the coding sequence ATGAGTACAACTATTTTTCTCCGGCAAGCCCAATTTGGAAAATTGCCGAGTGGCGCGCGCTTGGAGCGCATTAAAAAATCGCCGAACTACCGGAACGGGGCTTTTCAAAACGAAAGCTTTACGCCCGACCTGGCCGAAGGAGTTACTTACTTTTCGGTGGCGAAAGATTTTTTCTTCGGCAAAAACAAACGGGCCACCCCTACCGATTCTATCCCGTCTACCAAAACTGATTTACTGCATTTAGATCCGAAGCAGGATGTGTTGGTGTGGTTCGGGCACTCGTCTTACTTTATGCAGGTAGATGGTAAACGCTTTTTAGTGGACCCGGTTTTAAGCGGTGCGGCCTCGCCGGTGTCTTTTACCACCAAAGCTTTTAAAGGTACGGATCGCTACACCCCCGACGATCTGCCGGAAATTGATTACTTGCTTATCTCCCACGACCACTACGACCACCTCGATTACGAAACTATTTTAAAATTAAAACCCAAGGTCAAAACCATTATCTGCGCCTTAGGAACCGGCGAACACCTGGAATACTGGGGCTACGATCCGGCCAAAATCATTGAAAAAGACTGGAACGAAGAAGTAAACCTGGGCGATGGCTTTAGCGTGCATACCGTACCGGCCCGGCATTTTTCCGGCCGTGGATTTAAAAGAAATCAGGCGCTCTGGACCTCGTACGTGCTGCAAACGCCTACCCAAAAATTGTTCATTGGCGGCGACAGCGGCTACGACAAACATTTTGCGGCTATCGGCGAAAAGTTTGGTCCTTTTGACCTCGTAATTCTGGAAAACGGCCAGTACAATCAAAGCTGGCGCTACATCCACATGCTGCCCGAGCAAATTTTACAAGCCGCTAAAGATTTAAAAGCCAAACGGATCTTCCCGGTACACTCGGCCAAATTTAACTTAGGTTTGCACGCCTGGGACGAACCTTTAAAGCTGATTATGGAAAACAATAAATCCGAACATTTAAAAATTATTACGCCCATGATAGGCGAGCAGGTGAATTTAAATGATACTACCCAACAGTTTTCGCAGTGGTGGGTAGGGGTTAATTAG
- a CDS encoding NAD(P)H-dependent oxidoreductase has translation MKTLIIVIHPDINNSVVNKRWTQELSKFPEKYDVHLLHDVYPDEKIDVLAEQKRVEQYNTIVFQFPYYWFNSPPLFKKWLDEVLTYGWAYGSKSGYKVAEKKIALAISLGADEHEYQPGDKYQYTLAELLRPFELTFDYVKADYQPFFAYYGIDSNPAAEWIERSVPLYLDFLNSL, from the coding sequence GTGAAAACGCTAATAATCGTCATTCATCCCGATATAAATAACTCGGTGGTTAATAAAAGATGGACACAAGAGTTAAGTAAATTTCCGGAGAAGTACGACGTACATCTATTACACGACGTTTACCCCGACGAAAAAATTGACGTGCTGGCCGAACAAAAACGGGTGGAGCAGTATAACACCATCGTTTTTCAGTTTCCTTATTATTGGTTTAATAGCCCGCCCCTGTTTAAAAAATGGTTAGACGAAGTTTTAACCTACGGCTGGGCTTACGGCAGCAAAAGCGGGTACAAAGTTGCGGAAAAGAAAATTGCCCTGGCTATTTCGTTAGGCGCCGATGAGCACGAGTACCAACCTGGCGATAAATACCAATACACCTTGGCGGAGTTGCTGCGGCCTTTTGAGCTCACGTTTGACTACGTAAAAGCCGATTACCAGCCTTTTTTCGCGTACTATGGCATTGATTCTAATCCTGCGGCGGAGTGGATTGAACGCAGCGTGCCCTTGTACCTGGATTTTTTAAATTCTTTGTAA
- a CDS encoding SDR family NAD(P)-dependent oxidoreductase — MTTNKVWYVTGASKGLGLALVKKLLQAGYAVAATSRSKNNLIAAVGDFDANNFLPLAVDLTSETSITQSVQETQAFFGKIDVVVNNAGYGIGGAVEELSAAEIQQSFEVNVFAPIRVMQAVMPYFRAQKSGHIINISSIAGFSAAAGWSMYAATKFALTGLTEVTADDVQELGIKATVVAPGAFRTEFLTDDSLVFAEQQLDDYATIRRSHEKYRTMNGNQQGDPEKAAEALIALAENPNPPVRLFLGSDAYRRAQAKVNALAQELEENKAVTFSTDF; from the coding sequence ATGACTACAAACAAAGTATGGTACGTTACCGGAGCATCTAAAGGCTTAGGGCTAGCGCTGGTAAAAAAATTATTACAGGCCGGTTACGCGGTAGCCGCAACTTCCCGGTCTAAAAACAACTTAATAGCCGCCGTGGGCGATTTTGACGCCAACAACTTTTTACCCCTCGCGGTAGATCTCACCAGCGAAACTTCAATCACTCAATCCGTGCAGGAAACCCAGGCGTTTTTCGGGAAGATAGACGTGGTGGTTAACAATGCGGGGTACGGCATTGGGGGGGCCGTAGAAGAGCTGAGCGCTGCCGAAATCCAGCAAAGTTTTGAAGTAAACGTGTTTGCTCCCATCCGGGTAATGCAAGCCGTAATGCCGTATTTTCGGGCGCAGAAATCAGGGCATATCATCAACATCTCCTCTATTGCAGGCTTTTCGGCGGCAGCTGGCTGGAGCATGTACGCGGCTACTAAATTTGCACTTACGGGCTTAACCGAAGTAACCGCCGACGACGTGCAAGAACTAGGCATTAAAGCCACCGTAGTAGCGCCCGGCGCTTTCCGCACCGAGTTTCTAACGGACGATTCACTGGTGTTTGCCGAACAACAGCTCGATGATTACGCTACCATTCGCCGTTCCCACGAAAAATACCGGACCATGAATGGCAACCAGCAAGGCGATCCGGAAAAAGCCGCCGAAGCTTTAATCGCGCTCGCCGAAAATCCTAATCCGCCGGTCAGGTTGTTTTTAGGTAGCGACGCTTACCGCCGCGCTCAGGCAAAAGTTAATGCCCTGGCCCAAGAACTGGAAGAAAACAAAGCCGTAACTTTCTCCACGGATTTTTAA
- a CDS encoding winged helix-turn-helix transcriptional regulator: MSVIKETSTTFANKKALADECLEVYAAYTIGGQWALVICSWLINGKLRFSELKGHLPTITERMLTLQLRKLEQNKIVQRTVYAEVPPRVEYELTPIGYELKPIILQLESWGKKHKELLEKP, from the coding sequence ATGTCCGTGATTAAAGAAACCTCTACCACCTTTGCCAACAAAAAAGCCTTAGCCGACGAATGCCTGGAAGTATACGCGGCGTATACTATTGGCGGCCAGTGGGCTTTAGTGATTTGCTCGTGGTTAATAAACGGGAAGCTCCGCTTTAGTGAGCTAAAAGGGCATTTGCCCACCATTACCGAACGGATGCTTACTTTGCAACTGCGTAAATTAGAGCAAAACAAAATTGTGCAGCGCACCGTTTACGCCGAAGTTCCGCCCCGCGTGGAATACGAACTGACCCCTATTGGCTACGAACTAAAACCCATTATTTTGCAACTCGAAAGCTGGGGCAAAAAACACAAAGAGTTGCTGGAAAAGCCTTAA
- a CDS encoding aspartate/glutamate racemase family protein: MKTIGLIGGMSWESSALYYQIINQKVQRELGGVHSGSCLLYSVDFAEIADLQHQGQWDILAEKMVAVAQKLERGGADMILLCTNTMHKVADAIERQVTIPFLHIVDATAEEIQKKSYRKLGLLATKFSMEEDFLKARYKNKYNLDLIVPDAQGRQEVHRIIYEELVKGIITEESKQRYLKIIADLIQNGAEAIIAGCTEIELLIKPTDMHVDLFRTTKIHAEKAVKMALKV, encoded by the coding sequence ATGAAAACAATTGGGCTAATTGGAGGAATGTCCTGGGAAAGTTCGGCTTTATACTACCAAATAATTAACCAAAAAGTACAAAGGGAATTAGGAGGTGTCCATTCGGGCAGCTGCTTGCTGTACTCCGTAGACTTTGCCGAAATTGCCGACTTACAACATCAGGGTCAGTGGGATATACTGGCCGAAAAAATGGTGGCCGTTGCGCAAAAACTGGAACGGGGCGGGGCCGATATGATCCTGCTTTGTACCAACACCATGCATAAAGTAGCCGATGCGATTGAGCGCCAAGTTACCATTCCGTTTTTACACATTGTGGATGCCACCGCCGAAGAAATACAAAAAAAGTCGTACCGGAAACTGGGTTTGCTCGCTACTAAATTCTCCATGGAAGAAGATTTTTTAAAGGCGCGGTACAAAAACAAATACAACCTGGATCTAATTGTGCCGGATGCGCAAGGCCGCCAGGAGGTGCACCGGATTATTTACGAAGAGCTGGTAAAAGGCATTATTACCGAAGAATCAAAGCAGCGCTACCTGAAAATTATTGCTGATTTAATTCAAAACGGCGCCGAAGCCATTATTGCGGGCTGCACCGAAATAGAACTTTTAATTAAACCCACCGATATGCACGTGGACTTATTCCGAACCACAAAAATTCACGCCGAAAAAGCCGTTAAAATGGCCTTAAAGGTTTAA
- a CDS encoding winged helix-turn-helix transcriptional regulator translates to MRNKNKECPAVATCSVDYAFKRIGGKYKGRILWYLHEHVILRYGELSRNLPDITTKMLTQTLRELETDHLIHRKVYHEVPPKVEYTLTEMGQELIPFISYLKEWGDKQIAKEKQEEPKKKNNSPKRPANKVPVS, encoded by the coding sequence ATGCGAAACAAAAACAAAGAATGCCCGGCGGTTGCTACCTGCTCCGTGGATTATGCGTTTAAACGGATCGGCGGAAAGTATAAAGGCCGGATATTGTGGTACCTGCACGAACATGTTATTTTACGTTACGGCGAGCTAAGCCGGAACTTACCCGACATTACCACCAAAATGCTAACCCAAACATTACGGGAACTGGAAACGGATCATTTAATTCACCGCAAAGTATACCACGAAGTACCCCCTAAGGTAGAATACACCTTAACCGAAATGGGCCAGGAACTTATTCCGTTTATCAGCTACCTGAAAGAATGGGGCGATAAACAGATTGCCAAAGAAAAGCAGGAAGAACCCAAAAAGAAAAACAATAGCCCTAAAAGGCCAGCCAATAAAGTACCCGTAAGTTGA
- a CDS encoding helix-turn-helix domain-containing protein translates to MAELETLEEFYKHKFNKAPENLQLDNEHFNVFSLAEVQGPGSTSIQYNRRDFFKISLMRGQHIYHYADKTLETDGPTLIFFNPTVPYKYECITEGATGYFCIFKEAFFSEHIRSNIKDLPMFQPGAKPAYLLNASQDAAISNLFQKMKEEVQSDYAFRFDLIRNYIMEMVHAALKMEPSESLYKQTDANARITAVFTELLEQQFPIKSPEKPFSLRSAKDFASLLHVHPNHLNRALRTTTGKTTTEHIAERLLAEAKALLKHTNWNIAEISYSLGFQEPAHFNHFFKKHTSSRPSAFRT, encoded by the coding sequence ATGGCCGAACTGGAAACGCTCGAAGAATTCTATAAACATAAGTTTAACAAAGCACCGGAAAACCTGCAACTCGACAATGAGCATTTTAATGTATTTAGCCTGGCAGAAGTGCAAGGTCCCGGGAGTACCTCTATCCAATACAACCGGCGCGATTTTTTTAAAATTTCTCTGATGCGGGGCCAGCATATTTATCATTACGCCGATAAAACCTTGGAAACGGATGGTCCTACCCTGATATTCTTCAACCCGACTGTACCTTATAAATACGAGTGTATTACCGAAGGTGCCACCGGTTACTTCTGCATTTTTAAGGAAGCTTTTTTTAGTGAGCACATCCGCAGCAACATTAAAGATTTGCCCATGTTTCAGCCGGGCGCTAAACCCGCTTATTTGCTAAACGCCAGCCAGGATGCCGCTATCAGCAATTTGTTTCAGAAAATGAAAGAGGAGGTGCAATCAGACTACGCTTTCCGGTTCGATCTGATCCGGAATTACATTATGGAAATGGTGCACGCCGCTTTAAAAATGGAGCCTTCGGAGAGTTTATACAAACAAACCGATGCCAATGCCCGCATTACCGCGGTTTTTACCGAATTGCTGGAACAACAGTTTCCGATTAAATCGCCGGAGAAGCCATTTTCATTACGCTCCGCGAAAGATTTTGCGAGTTTGCTGCACGTGCATCCTAACCATTTAAACCGTGCCTTGCGCACTACCACCGGCAAAACCACCACCGAACACATCGCGGAAAGGTTATTGGCCGAGGCTAAAGCCTTGCTTAAACATACCAACTGGAACATTGCCGAAATCAGCTACAGCCTGGGTTTTCAGGAACCAGCTCATTTTAACCATTTTTTTAAAAAACACACTAGTTCCCGGCCCAGTGCCTTCCGTACTTAA